A window of the Bacteriovorax sp. PP10 genome harbors these coding sequences:
- the ruvB gene encoding Holliday junction branch migration DNA helicase RuvB — protein sequence MIFDNEDNARMVGGESHNEEFKHEVLLRPTDFSEYIGQKKVVQNIDVMVESAKIRNSAMDHALLSGPPGLGKTSLAMIIAKSIGSELHVISGPGIDKKGDLAAILTNLGPRDVLFIDEIHRMNVAVEEILYSAMEDYRLDIVIGQGPSARTMQIQIAPFTLIGATTRSGLLSNPLRDRFMAHLHFDFYNHHELSEIVENNSKKLNITLDKAALYLIAACARGTPRIANRILRRVRDFALVKGESKISEESVKKSLSLMEIDSYGLDRMDRKILQVIEDYYKGGPVGIETLCATLAEDRTTIEDVYEPYLLKEGFLLRTPRGREISQKSKEHLVKMKTDLM from the coding sequence CGAATATATTGGACAGAAAAAAGTCGTCCAGAATATCGACGTTATGGTTGAGTCGGCAAAAATCAGAAATTCAGCAATGGATCACGCACTATTATCAGGACCTCCTGGTTTAGGAAAAACTTCTCTTGCCATGATCATTGCCAAATCAATTGGTAGTGAACTGCATGTGATTTCGGGGCCGGGAATTGACAAAAAAGGTGACCTCGCGGCCATCCTTACGAACTTAGGTCCTCGTGACGTTTTATTCATCGATGAAATCCATCGCATGAATGTTGCAGTTGAAGAAATCCTGTATTCAGCAATGGAAGACTACCGCTTGGATATCGTTATTGGACAAGGCCCTAGTGCCCGCACAATGCAAATCCAGATCGCTCCATTCACATTAATTGGTGCGACGACAAGATCGGGTCTTTTATCAAACCCACTTCGTGATCGTTTCATGGCCCATTTGCATTTTGATTTTTACAATCATCATGAATTAAGTGAAATCGTAGAAAACAATTCTAAAAAATTGAATATCACTCTCGATAAAGCTGCCTTATATCTCATCGCTGCTTGCGCGCGTGGAACACCAAGAATTGCCAATAGAATATTGAGACGCGTTCGCGACTTCGCACTAGTGAAAGGCGAAAGCAAAATTTCAGAAGAGTCTGTTAAAAAATCTTTATCCCTGATGGAAATCGACTCATACGGATTAGACCGTATGGATAGAAAAATCCTTCAAGTTATCGAAGACTATTACAAGGGCGGACCTGTTGGGATTGAAACGCTGTGTGCGACCTTAGCAGAAGACCGCACAACAATCGAAGACGTCTATGAACCTTATCTTTTAAAAGAAGGATTTCTCCTTAGAACGCCTAGAGGAAGAGAGATCAGTCAGAAATCAAAAGAACATTTAGTAAAAATGAAAACTGACTTAATGTAG
- a CDS encoding hotdog fold thioesterase, with amino-acid sequence MSSIWFNKDVSLVQLSKMSLNTMVSHLGIELTKIGDDTLEGTMPVDERTFQPARLLHGGASCVLAETLGSVAANMVIDTKEKMAVGQHIEATHLRSATKGHVRGVAKMIYMGRSSQTWRIEIFNDENKLICDSKIIMAIVNKK; translated from the coding sequence ATGAGTTCAATCTGGTTTAACAAAGACGTCTCTCTAGTACAATTAAGCAAAATGAGCCTAAACACAATGGTTTCTCACTTGGGAATCGAGCTGACAAAAATTGGCGACGATACTCTTGAAGGGACTATGCCAGTTGACGAAAGAACATTTCAACCTGCTCGCCTTCTACACGGCGGGGCCTCTTGCGTACTTGCTGAAACACTTGGAAGTGTAGCTGCCAATATGGTTATTGATACAAAAGAAAAAATGGCAGTAGGTCAGCACATTGAAGCGACTCACCTTCGTTCAGCAACTAAAGGTCATGTCCGTGGTGTTGCCAAGATGATTTACATGGGAAGAAGTTCTCAAACGTGGAGAATTGAAATCTTCAATGATGAAAACAAATTGATCTGTGATTCAAAAATCATCATGGCCATCGTTAATAAAAAATAA
- a CDS encoding tail fiber domain-containing protein, whose translation MFGCIVDKGAVSISGKKKATTTTSRINSASISSVQIINNQLVITGTGLTAVTNIKVSGNSLNKDFNIESQSGTQIIANSLSVFSFDVSKVFNLILSDANASATFPIDFSICNSTLNGKSFNCSITAMDKDVLSYDAVSGTWKPRAATGTNYLGAFNASANPPAPTPSPFPASGSYYIVSADGMIGATSFVTGDWLISNGTAWQKIGNSTLVTSVFSRTGNIVAQEGDYDLDKLTDVDLSVAPISGKVLKFNGTHWVAADDLSAGGAGSVVTASIADSAVTDAKIVTIAASKITGTINSTQILDGTIVNADINAAAAIDYSKLNIPAAAIPYAKLNIANGDIPYAKLNIANGEIPAAKISGLPAATDILTTSIINSDTTHAPDADSVFDALLTKLNLIGGGTISLGTINGIPTPSFGDDVANKSYVDTQIPSVIADSPGISVWVPANSIFAMKVCPGTWTDVGVTGAGPNSATCDGVTCRVCQSPATKGLMPASSVVLMESCPYGWAPLGIVIGPGSAGLNYTYQSCQSPGTDSKIPQNAKVIMKTCPTGWSDLAMSGGPLAATCSGTSCHVCETPGNNTTARGMVGGAGGVTGTGGEIFIKAGAGGTTSGPGGDVNITSGATTEGVAAGAINLTGGIGAGAANGGSIKLSAGTASGTGALGTILLNPTNAGFVGIGTLTPAYTLDVVGGVNASSGYTSVSDRRLKKNIVTIDDALIKVLGLRGVEFDWKKNDEHEIGLIAQEVEAIVPTFVKTGTNGFKAVKYSNIVALLIEAMKTEHKQVQKNLSMMNTMQTTLEEHSREIASLEEENVHLKKENADIKIRLSRLEKVILQMKH comes from the coding sequence ATGTTCGGCTGTATAGTCGATAAAGGCGCAGTTTCAATTAGTGGAAAAAAGAAGGCCACAACCACTACTTCTCGAATTAACTCTGCCTCAATTTCTTCAGTTCAAATTATCAATAATCAATTAGTCATTACAGGGACAGGTCTTACGGCCGTAACTAATATTAAGGTTAGTGGAAATTCATTAAATAAAGATTTTAATATAGAATCTCAATCGGGCACTCAGATCATTGCTAATTCATTAAGTGTCTTTTCATTTGATGTTTCCAAAGTTTTTAATCTTATTTTATCCGATGCCAATGCAAGTGCGACTTTTCCAATAGATTTTTCAATTTGTAATTCAACTTTAAATGGCAAAAGTTTTAATTGCTCAATCACGGCGATGGATAAGGATGTTTTATCTTATGATGCTGTCTCTGGAACATGGAAACCACGTGCCGCTACTGGAACAAATTATCTTGGAGCGTTTAATGCTTCAGCAAATCCTCCAGCACCTACACCATCTCCATTTCCGGCCTCAGGTTCATATTATATTGTAAGCGCTGACGGAATGATCGGTGCTACTTCATTTGTGACAGGTGACTGGCTTATTTCCAACGGAACTGCTTGGCAGAAGATTGGAAATTCTACATTGGTTACTTCAGTTTTCTCACGCACAGGAAATATTGTTGCTCAGGAAGGAGATTACGATCTTGATAAATTAACAGACGTTGATTTATCAGTGGCCCCAATCTCTGGTAAAGTTTTAAAATTCAATGGTACTCATTGGGTGGCCGCAGATGATCTTTCAGCTGGCGGAGCAGGTTCCGTTGTGACGGCTTCAATTGCAGACAGTGCAGTTACAGACGCAAAGATCGTAACAATTGCTGCCTCAAAAATTACCGGTACAATTAACAGTACACAAATTCTCGATGGAACAATTGTAAACGCTGACATTAATGCAGCTGCTGCAATTGATTACTCGAAATTAAATATTCCTGCTGCTGCTATTCCTTATGCAAAACTAAATATCGCGAACGGTGATATTCCGTACGCAAAGTTAAATATTGCAAACGGAGAAATTCCGGCCGCAAAAATTTCAGGTCTTCCAGCAGCTACTGACATTTTAACAACGTCGATTATCAATAGTGATACGACTCATGCTCCTGATGCTGATTCTGTATTTGATGCTCTTTTAACAAAATTAAATCTCATCGGTGGCGGAACAATTTCTCTTGGAACAATTAATGGAATACCTACTCCTTCTTTTGGCGATGATGTGGCCAATAAAAGTTATGTCGATACACAAATCCCTTCTGTCATCGCTGATTCACCTGGGATAAGTGTGTGGGTTCCGGCCAATTCGATATTCGCAATGAAAGTGTGTCCAGGAACGTGGACTGACGTCGGTGTAACTGGAGCAGGCCCAAATTCTGCAACCTGTGATGGTGTTACATGTAGAGTTTGCCAAAGCCCAGCAACGAAAGGCCTAATGCCAGCTAGCTCGGTTGTTCTGATGGAATCTTGCCCTTATGGATGGGCCCCATTGGGAATAGTGATAGGACCTGGTAGCGCAGGATTGAATTATACTTATCAATCTTGTCAGTCTCCGGGCACTGATTCAAAAATTCCTCAAAATGCAAAAGTTATTATGAAAACATGTCCAACAGGATGGAGCGATCTCGCTATGTCTGGTGGCCCTTTGGCCGCGACTTGTTCAGGAACTAGTTGTCATGTTTGTGAAACACCAGGAAACAATACGACTGCAAGAGGTATGGTCGGTGGTGCTGGGGGAGTGACTGGCACTGGAGGAGAAATTTTCATCAAAGCAGGTGCCGGAGGAACAACATCTGGGCCAGGTGGAGATGTGAACATTACATCAGGGGCCACGACAGAGGGAGTAGCAGCTGGAGCGATTAATTTAACTGGAGGTATTGGAGCAGGAGCGGCCAATGGTGGAAGTATTAAACTTTCCGCAGGTACAGCTAGTGGAACAGGTGCCCTTGGTACAATTCTTCTCAATCCAACTAATGCTGGTTTCGTCGGAATAGGAACATTAACTCCAGCGTACACACTTGATGTTGTCGGTGGCGTAAACGCTTCAAGCGGATATACTTCAGTTTCAGACCGTAGACTAAAAAAGAATATCGTCACAATCGATGATGCTTTAATAAAAGTTTTAGGACTTCGCGGAGTCGAATTCGATTGGAAGAAAAATGACGAACACGAAATCGGATTAATCGCCCAAGAAGTCGAGGCGATCGTGCCAACTTTTGTAAAAACCGGAACAAATGGTTTCAAGGCCGTTAAATACTCCAACATCGTCGCACTTCTTATTGAAGCAATGAAAACAGAGCACAAACAAGTTCAAAAAAATCTCTCGATGATGAATACAATGCAAACAACTCTCGAAGAGCACTCAAGAGAAATCGCTTCTCTTGAAGAAGAGAATGTTCACTTGAAAAAAGAGAATGCTGATATCAAAATTCGATTAAGTAGGCTGGAAAAGGTCATTCTCCAAATGAAACACTGA
- the lpxC gene encoding UDP-3-O-acyl-N-acetylglucosamine deacetylase, whose amino-acid sequence MLNQRTIAKKFSVTGIGIHSGKKVTMTLHPAEADTGIQFQRTDIPNAPILRATATTVGATENNTTIGEGQNAVHTVEHLLSAFYGFGIENVFCEINGPEVPIMDGSGASFVFLLKETGIVTLNKSKKFLIVLEKVRVEFDDKWAEIEPSSKLIIDSTIVFAHPTIKTQNKVFEFSCENYINEIGRARTFGFVKDVDALKRKGLIKGGSLDNAIVLDDYKVINPEGLRFADEFIRHKILDTVGDIALMGYEIAGKITTYKSGHHVHNLLCRKLLATPSAFEIVSAASLERETVEAFALPRALQPSFH is encoded by the coding sequence ATGTTGAACCAACGTACTATTGCCAAGAAATTTTCAGTTACTGGTATCGGTATCCATTCCGGGAAAAAAGTAACAATGACTCTGCACCCTGCAGAGGCAGACACTGGCATTCAGTTTCAACGTACAGACATTCCTAACGCTCCAATTCTTCGCGCGACTGCCACGACAGTTGGTGCTACTGAAAACAATACGACAATTGGTGAAGGACAAAACGCTGTTCACACTGTTGAGCATTTACTCTCAGCTTTTTATGGTTTCGGAATCGAAAACGTTTTTTGCGAAATCAACGGGCCCGAAGTTCCAATCATGGATGGTTCAGGTGCATCTTTCGTTTTCCTTTTAAAGGAAACGGGAATTGTAACTCTTAACAAATCAAAAAAATTCTTAATCGTGCTTGAAAAAGTACGCGTTGAATTCGACGACAAGTGGGCGGAGATCGAACCTTCGTCAAAACTCATCATCGATTCAACAATTGTTTTCGCTCACCCGACAATCAAAACTCAAAACAAAGTTTTTGAATTCTCATGCGAAAACTACATCAATGAAATCGGCCGTGCCCGCACATTCGGTTTCGTAAAAGATGTTGATGCACTAAAAAGAAAAGGCTTAATTAAAGGTGGATCGTTAGATAACGCAATCGTTCTGGATGACTACAAGGTCATTAACCCAGAAGGTCTTCGTTTCGCTGACGAGTTCATTCGCCATAAAATTCTAGACACAGTAGGCGATATCGCGCTTATGGGTTATGAAATCGCTGGTAAAATTACGACTTACAAGTCAGGTCACCACGTTCACAATCTTCTGTGCAGAAAGCTTCTCGCTACTCCTTCTGCCTTTGAGATTGTTTCAGCTGCATCGCTTGAACGCGAGACAGTAGAGGCATTCGCACTCCCCAGAGCACTACAACCGTCATTTCATTAG
- a CDS encoding proline--tRNA ligase — protein MKLSQGFWQTYKEVPADAEIASHQLMIRTGLIHKSGSGLYNYLPMGLRSIRKVETIVREELDKIGCFEITMSVVTPGELWQETGRWDKMGGLMLRFKDKKGADLCISPTNEETVTDIFRSTIKSYKQLPVTLYQINTKFRDEIRPRFGLMRGREFTMKDAYSFHLDKASLDVGYQAMYDAYTAIFTRLGLEFIPVEADGGAMASADSKTHEFQVVANSGEDLIIYSQEAKYAANIEKAQTKKASAPYDMNIIPMKEVETIKAETIDAVSKMLGLTSNQSLKSMVYTATTGEVSKMILAMVIGDDSVNEIKLQNFLKCDHLAASSEEELKKAKLWKGYIGPAGLEDQLEIIFDNEVNVEASYVIGANKKDAHVSGFNPKRDMKKLTMADLRLSKAGDLTMDGKHTVVEKRGIEVGHVFQLGDKYTKAMKVGVLDQNGKLATPLMGCYGIGVTRVVAAAIEQNHDANGIVWPKAIAPYDVYFATIVKAPEFAQIADDIYGDMKKAGLEVVYDDRNVGPGNKFKDSDLLGLPYRVVLGERDFGASGELEVIERKTGTITKVKREDLISTLKNLLK, from the coding sequence ATGAAACTTTCTCAAGGTTTTTGGCAAACGTATAAAGAAGTTCCAGCAGACGCTGAAATTGCTTCTCACCAATTAATGATTAGAACTGGTCTTATCCATAAGTCGGGTTCAGGTTTATATAACTATCTACCAATGGGTCTACGCTCAATTAGAAAAGTTGAAACTATCGTCCGCGAAGAATTAGATAAAATCGGATGTTTCGAAATCACAATGTCTGTCGTGACTCCAGGAGAGTTATGGCAAGAGACAGGTCGTTGGGACAAGATGGGCGGGCTTATGCTTCGCTTTAAAGATAAAAAAGGCGCTGACCTTTGTATCTCTCCAACTAACGAAGAGACTGTGACTGATATCTTCAGATCGACAATAAAATCTTATAAGCAGTTACCGGTTACACTTTATCAGATCAACACAAAATTCCGCGATGAAATTAGACCACGTTTCGGTTTGATGAGAGGACGCGAATTCACAATGAAAGACGCTTACTCTTTCCACTTGGACAAAGCGAGCTTGGACGTTGGCTACCAGGCCATGTACGACGCTTACACGGCGATCTTCACACGCCTTGGACTGGAATTCATTCCAGTTGAAGCAGACGGTGGAGCCATGGCCTCTGCAGATTCAAAAACTCACGAGTTCCAGGTTGTAGCAAACTCTGGTGAAGACTTAATCATTTACTCACAAGAAGCAAAATACGCTGCTAACATTGAAAAAGCTCAAACTAAAAAAGCTTCTGCTCCATACGACATGAACATTATTCCAATGAAAGAAGTGGAGACGATTAAAGCAGAAACAATCGATGCCGTAAGTAAGATGCTAGGATTAACATCAAACCAAAGCTTAAAATCGATGGTGTACACGGCAACAACTGGTGAAGTCTCAAAAATGATTCTTGCCATGGTTATTGGTGACGATTCAGTTAACGAAATCAAACTTCAAAACTTTTTAAAGTGCGATCACCTTGCTGCATCTTCTGAAGAAGAACTTAAAAAAGCAAAACTTTGGAAAGGCTATATCGGACCTGCTGGATTAGAAGACCAACTAGAAATTATCTTCGACAACGAAGTAAATGTTGAAGCTTCATATGTTATCGGTGCCAATAAAAAAGACGCTCACGTAAGTGGATTTAATCCAAAACGCGATATGAAAAAATTAACGATGGCAGACCTAAGACTTTCAAAAGCTGGCGACTTAACGATGGACGGAAAACACACTGTCGTTGAAAAACGCGGTATCGAAGTCGGTCACGTTTTCCAACTAGGTGACAAGTACACAAAAGCGATGAAAGTCGGTGTCCTTGATCAAAACGGAAAGCTAGCAACTCCATTAATGGGTTGTTACGGAATTGGAGTTACACGTGTTGTAGCTGCAGCGATTGAACAAAACCACGATGCCAATGGTATCGTCTGGCCAAAAGCAATCGCGCCATACGACGTTTACTTCGCAACAATTGTGAAAGCTCCTGAGTTCGCCCAAATCGCCGACGATATCTACGGCGACATGAAAAAAGCTGGTTTAGAAGTTGTTTACGACGACAGAAACGTAGGCCCAGGAAACAAATTTAAAGACTCAGATCTTTTAGGATTGCCATACAGAGTAGTCTTAGGAGAAAGAGACTTTGGTGCTTCTGGCGAGTTAGAAGTGATCGAGAGAAAAACAGGAACAATTACGAAAGTAAAAAGAGAAGACCTGATTTCGACTTTAAAAAACCTTTTGAAATAG
- a CDS encoding TrmH family RNA methyltransferase: MTEIEHDMIVGIHSIAEAIRNPERQIFEIVTTDEGFQEFKKRSGLKDSEIPLTKVRWLEGHALQEEAKKNYRDLEMEFQRVPSGIFMLVSPINIWEPTWIYQQLESRIPIKILALDQITDAHNGAAIMRTAAFYGVDAILISARGNFGLGPGFSRIASGATEHVKIVRCSALPKTITKIKELGAICIGLSEHATADLGSIDTTKPICLVLGAEDVGMSHAVSRVVDTTISFKPAGKIKSLNVSVAAAIAMEKIFGGI, encoded by the coding sequence ATGACAGAGATAGAGCATGACATGATCGTTGGAATCCACAGCATTGCTGAGGCCATCAGAAATCCTGAGAGACAAATTTTTGAAATTGTCACAACGGATGAAGGCTTCCAGGAATTCAAAAAGCGCAGTGGACTCAAAGATTCTGAAATCCCTCTTACGAAAGTGAGATGGTTGGAAGGTCATGCTCTTCAAGAAGAAGCTAAAAAAAATTACCGCGATCTTGAAATGGAATTCCAACGTGTGCCGAGTGGTATCTTCATGTTGGTAAGTCCGATTAATATTTGGGAACCAACTTGGATCTACCAACAATTAGAAAGCAGAATCCCTATTAAAATCCTAGCTCTCGATCAGATTACAGATGCCCACAACGGCGCTGCAATCATGCGTACAGCAGCTTTCTACGGTGTAGACGCTATTCTTATCTCAGCGAGAGGGAATTTCGGCCTAGGGCCTGGTTTTTCACGTATCGCTTCGGGTGCAACTGAACACGTAAAAATCGTTCGTTGTTCGGCCCTGCCAAAAACCATCACAAAAATAAAAGAATTGGGCGCAATCTGCATCGGTTTATCAGAACACGCGACCGCAGACCTTGGTTCAATCGACACAACAAAACCAATTTGTTTAGTTTTGGGTGCTGAAGATGTGGGAATGTCACACGCCGTCAGTCGCGTTGTAGACACGACAATTTCTTTTAAACCCGCAGGGAAAATCAAATCTTTGAACGTGTCAGTTGCCGCTGCAATTGCCATGGAAAAAATATTTGGTGGAATTTAA
- the tuf gene encoding elongation factor Tu, whose amino-acid sequence MAKEKFDRSKPHVNIGTIGHVDHGKTTLTAAITMTMAKIHGGAAKSYADIDSAPEEKARGITINTAHVEYETAARHYAHVDCPGHADYVKNMITGAAQMDGGILVCSAADGPMPQTREHILLARQVGVPALVVFLNKVDMVDDPELLELVEMEMRELLSSYNFPGDAIPFIAGSALAAVEGRNPEIGESKIVELMNAVDAYIPTPTRDVDKPFLMPVEDVFSISGRGTVVTGRIERGIIKVNEDIEIVGIRDVQKTTVTGIEMFRKLLDQGQAGDNAGLLLRGTKREDIERGQCLVKPGSVSPHAKFNGEVYILTKEEGGRHTPIFKGYRPQFYFRTTDVTGSIELNPGVEMIMPGDNTSFKVELISKIAMEKSLRFAIREGGRTIGAGTVSEILD is encoded by the coding sequence ATGGCTAAGGAAAAATTCGACCGTTCAAAACCTCACGTTAACATCGGAACTATTGGTCACGTAGATCATGGTAAAACGACATTAACAGCTGCTATTACAATGACTATGGCTAAGATCCATGGTGGAGCAGCGAAATCATATGCAGATATCGATTCAGCACCAGAAGAAAAAGCACGTGGTATTACAATCAATACAGCACACGTTGAATATGAAACAGCAGCTCGTCACTACGCTCACGTAGACTGCCCAGGTCACGCTGACTACGTTAAAAACATGATTACTGGTGCCGCTCAAATGGACGGTGGTATTCTTGTATGTTCAGCAGCAGACGGACCTATGCCACAAACTAGAGAGCATATCCTTCTTGCTCGTCAGGTTGGTGTACCAGCTCTAGTTGTTTTCTTAAACAAAGTAGACATGGTAGACGATCCAGAACTTCTAGAACTTGTTGAAATGGAAATGAGAGAACTTCTTTCATCATACAATTTCCCAGGTGACGCAATTCCTTTCATCGCTGGTTCAGCTCTTGCTGCAGTTGAAGGAAGAAACCCAGAAATTGGGGAATCAAAAATCGTAGAACTAATGAACGCAGTAGATGCTTATATCCCAACTCCAACTCGTGATGTTGATAAGCCTTTCCTTATGCCAGTGGAAGACGTTTTCTCGATCTCAGGTCGTGGAACGGTTGTAACTGGACGTATTGAGCGTGGAATTATTAAAGTTAACGAAGATATCGAAATCGTAGGTATCCGTGACGTACAAAAAACAACTGTAACAGGGATCGAAATGTTCCGTAAGCTTTTAGACCAAGGTCAAGCTGGGGATAACGCTGGTCTTCTACTTCGTGGAACGAAGAGAGAAGATATCGAGCGCGGTCAGTGTCTTGTTAAGCCAGGATCAGTATCTCCACACGCTAAGTTCAATGGTGAAGTATATATCCTTACAAAAGAAGAGGGTGGCCGTCACACTCCGATTTTCAAAGGATACCGTCCACAGTTCTACTTCAGAACTACAGACGTAACTGGATCAATCGAACTTAACCCAGGTGTTGAAATGATCATGCCGGGTGACAACACTTCTTTCAAAGTAGAGCTTATTTCTAAGATCGCTATGGAAAAGTCACTTCGTTTCGCTATCCGTGAAGGTGGACGTACGATCGGTGCTGGTACAGTTTCTGAAATCCTAGATTAA
- the secE gene encoding preprotein translocase subunit SecE — translation MSIIKSEDSRKWITALTVIASVLAGYVVYKFVGQLGDWFDLETKISSYSMVAQGLGFLTGVGTFIYILKNSETSSYLQEVYNELVKVVWPSKDATVKMTIGIAIALVIVAGIFTAVDFIFKKILEFVY, via the coding sequence ATGTCGATCATTAAGAGCGAAGACTCAAGAAAGTGGATTACAGCTTTAACTGTAATTGCTTCAGTACTAGCAGGTTACGTTGTCTATAAATTCGTAGGTCAGTTAGGGGATTGGTTTGATCTAGAAACGAAAATTTCTAGCTATAGCATGGTAGCCCAGGGTCTAGGATTTCTAACTGGTGTAGGGACGTTTATTTACATCCTGAAGAACAGTGAGACATCTTCTTACCTTCAAGAAGTTTATAATGAACTTGTAAAAGTTGTATGGCCGTCAAAGGATGCAACTGTAAAGATGACAATCGGAATTGCGATTGCACTTGTTATCGTTGCTGGTATCTTTACTGCAGTCGA